The proteins below come from a single Larimichthys crocea isolate SSNF chromosome II, L_crocea_2.0, whole genome shotgun sequence genomic window:
- the sdr39u1 gene encoding epimerase family protein SDR39U1: MRVLVGGGSGFVGRELTRLLTNKGHEVTVISRQPGPGKITWGELESSGLPACEGAVNLAGENLMNPLRWWNESYKKDLFSSRIDTTKTLARAIAASPSPPRSWVLVSGVACYKPSLTAQYTEDSEWTPFDLLSKLVKEWEASALLPEDVAKTTKQVVVRPGVVLGRDGGAMKQMLLPFWLGLGGTLGSGNQPFPWIHVSDLAGIIAHALEPPADTFSPSPQVFNGVAPALNTNYEFTKELGRVMRRPTIFPVPGFVVNTLLGAERGMVLTQGQKVVPERTQESGFQYKYPDLTSALKEIVGS; the protein is encoded by the exons ATGAGAGTTTTAGTCG GAGGAGGATCTGGCTTTGTGGGCCGTGAGCTGACCCGCCTGCTCACAAACAAAGGTCATGAGGTCACGGTGATATCTCGACAGCCGGGCCCAGGAAAGATAACATGG GGTGAGTTGGAGTCCAGTGGCCTCCCAGCATGTGAAGGCGCTGTCAACTTGGCTGGAGAGAATCTGATGAACCCGTTACGATG GTGGAATGAAAGCTACAAAAAGGATTTGTTCTCCAGTCGTATCGACACTACAAAAACTCTGGCTCGAGCCATCGCTGCTTCACCCAGTCCTCCTCGCTCCTGGGTCCTGGTATCAGGTGTAG CTTGTTACAAGCCCAGTCTGACAGCTCAGTACACAGAAGACAGTGAGTGGACACCGTTTGACCTCCTCTCCAAACTTGTGAAAGAGTGGGAGGCCTCGGCACTTCTTCCTGAGGATGTGGCAAAAACCACCAAGCAAGTCGTCGTCAGGCCAG GAGTAGTATTGGGCCGCGATGGTGGTGCCATGAAACAAATGCTGCTGCCCTTCTGGCTCGGCCTCGGTGGCACCCTGGGGTCGGGAAATCAGCCCTTCCCCTGGATCCACGTCTCGGACTTGGCGGGAATCATCGCCCACGCCCTGGAGCCTCCTGCTGACACTTTTTCCCCTTCACCACAAGTGTTCAACGGAGTCGCACCTGCACTCAACACCAACTACGAGTTCACTAAAGAGCTGGGCCGGGTCATGAGGAGGCCTACCATATTTCCTGTGCCCGGCTTTGTCGTTAACACCCTGTTGGGCGCTGAGAGGGGCATGGTCCTCACACAGGGCCAGAAAGTCGTACCAGAGAGGACTCAGGAGTCCGGATTTCAGTACAAGTACCCGGACTTGACCTCAGCACTGAAAGAGATTGTTGGGAGTTAA
- the parp2 gene encoding poly [ADP-ribose] polymerase 2 — MRRARSSRSQSAREKEEVRTQTVWQWKGDEGQWEPYAPSACAVLDSAVSSGQTSVTLSSGSGTAYEVDLKKMVQINPVTKYKRKIRSQTVKAEIPNDAGDSTAHNGKPAEVKEEEASEQPAAKKKRGSKSQTKTEKTPKEEIKSEEVVRTVVMKGKAPVDLECKAKLGKAHVYNEGNDVYDVMLNQTNLQFNNNKYYLIQLLEDDSSKAYSVWMRWGRVGKVGQNSLTACGGDLLKAKDIFKKKFLDKTKNEWEGRATFEKVAGKYDMVFMDYSTNDKEENQTTVDSAPKKRTSKLDVKIQSLLELICDIKAMEECVLEMKFDTRKAPLGKLTSEQIRAGYTALKKIEECLKKKGSNRELLEACNQFYTRIPHDFGLKTPPIIRTEDELKEKIALLEALSDIQIAVKMVQSSKDGDEHPLDRQYRSLQCQVQPLESGSNEYKVIEKYLLSTHAPTHSDYTMSVLDIFSVDRDGERNNFLSQLHNRTLLWHGSRLSNWVGILSKGLRVAPPEAPVTGYMFGKGIYFADMSSKSANYCFASQNSQVGLLLLCEVALGDSNELLDADYEANNLPPGKHSTKGLGQTGPDPENSVTLDGVTVPMGPGKKTGVGKHNSYSLLYNEFIVYNPAQVRMRYLLRIKFNYSSLW; from the exons ATGAGGCGCGCGAGGAGCTCGAGAAGTCAGAGTGCacgagagaaagaagaagtccGGACTCAGACAG TGTGGCAGTGGAAAGGAGATGAAGGACAGTGGGAACCGTACGCGCCTTCGGCCTGTGCCGTGTTGGACTCGGCCGTCTCTTCGGGACAAACGTCTGTCACTCTGAGCTCGGGCTCTGGGACGGCCTACGAGGTCGACCTGAAGAAGATGGTCCAGATAAATCCTGTCACCAAGTACAAGAGGAAGATTCGCTCTCAGACCGTaaaagcag AGATTCCGAATGACGCCGGCGACTCGACTGCTCATAACGGGAAACCAGCTGAAGTTAAAGAAGAAGAGGCGAGCGAGCAACCTGCAGctaagaagaagagagggagcaagagtcagacaaaaactgaaaaaacacccAAAGAGGAGATAAAAAGTGAAG aGGTTGTGAGGACGGTGGTCATGAAAGGAAAAGCTCCAGTTGACCTCGAATGCAAAGCCAAACTCGGAAAG GCTCATGTTTACAACGAGGGGAACGACGTTTACGACGTGATGCTAAATCAg acAAATCTTcagtttaacaacaacaaatattacCTGATCCAGCTGCTGGAAGACGACAGCTCCAAGGCGTACAGTGTGTGGATGAGATGGGGCAGAG tgGGTAAAGTTGGTCAAAACAGTCTGACAGCTTGCGGTGGAGACCTGCTGAAAGCCAAAGATATCTTCAAGAAAAA GTTCCTCGACAAGACCAAGAATGAGTGGGAAGGCCGAGCGACTTTTGAGAAGGTAGCTGGAAAATATGACATGGTGTTCATGGACTACAGCACGAACGACAAG GAGGAGAACCAGACCACCGTGGATAGTGCACCCAAAAAGAGGACCTCGAAGCTGGATGTGAAGATCCAGTCGCTCCTGGAGCTGATCTGTGACATCAAGGCGATGGAGGAGTGTGTGCTGGAGATGAAGTTTGACACCCGGAAAGCTCCTCTCG GCAAACTGACCTCGGAGCAGATCCGTGCAGGCTACACGGCGCTGAAGAAAATCGAGGAGTGTTTGAAGAAGAAGGGCAGCAATCGTGAGCTGCTGGAGGCGTGCAACCAGTTTTACACCCGCATCCCTCATGACTTTGG GTTGAAAACTCCCCCGATCATCCGCACAGAAGATGAGCTGAAGGAAAAAATAGCACTgttggag GCTCTGAGCGACATTCAGATAGCAGTGAAAATGGTTCAATCCAGCAAAGACGGTGACGAACATCCTCTGGACAGACAGTACCGCTCCCTCCAGTGCCAAGTGCAGCCTCTGGAGTCCGGCAGCAATGAATACAAG GTGATAGAAAAGTATCTACTGTCCACTCACGCACCGACCCATTCTGACTACACCATGAGCGTCCTCGACATCTTCTCGGtggacagagacggagagagaaacaaCTTCCTCTCTCAGTTACACAACAG GACTCTGTTGTGGCACGGTTCCCGTCTGTCCAACTGGGTCGGCATCCTCAGTAAGGGGCTCCGAGTGGCCCCACCTGAAGCTCCCGTCACTGGTTACATG TTTGGTAAAGGGATCTACTTTGCTGACATGTCGTCAAAGTCCGCCAACTACTGCTTCGCCAGTCAGAACAGCCAGGTcggactgctgctgctgtgtgag gtcgCTCTGGGAGACAGTAACGAGCTGCTGGATGCCGACTACGAGGCCAACAATCTGCCTCCTGGAAAACACAGCACCAAGGGACTCGGACAGACCGGACCTGACCCCGAAAACTCAGTGACTCT gGATGGTGTGACGGTGCCGATGGGGCCGGGGAAGAAGACCGGGGTGGGTAAACACAACAGTTACTCCCTCCTGTACAACGAGTTCATTGTTTACAACCCCGCCCAGGTTCGCATGAGGTACCTGCTGCGCATCAAGTTCAACTACTCTTCACTGTGGTGA
- the si:ch211-284o19.8 gene encoding protein lifeguard 1: MSDTAELITSEETQDVVSSLPPPPPYTYQGQDPPPYSATPAMYCPPKVETTCPYQPTTYVSFRDINPELADTTPLTASSSFDDKIVRQGFVRKVFSILTLQLLFTFSVVCVFTFSSVIKDAVQKNLWLYLSSYIIFIVVAIALSCFKSFSRRHPWNIVGLVVVTLSLSYMVGTVASFHNTSAVVITMGATIAISLAIIAFSVQTRYDFTICYGVLLILAVDLIMFGFFCTFYYSYIADVAYGCLGALLYSLFLMIDCQLLMGMRSYSLDPEEYVNAALMIYLDIVLIFLYLLGRR, from the exons ATGTCGGACACAGCAGAGCTCATCACATCCGAAGAGACACAAGATGTTGTGTCctcactaccaccaccaccaccatacACCTACCAAGGGCAGGACCCTCCACCTTACTCTGCAACACCAGCAATGTACTGTCCACCCAAAGTCGAAACAACATGCCCCTATCAGCCAACCACCTACGTGTCTTTCCGTGACATAAACCCAGAGCTCGCGGACACAACTCCACTTACAGCCTCGTCTTCTTTTGATGACAAGATAGTGAGACAAGGGTTTGTTAGAAAG GTCTTCAGCATCCTGACTCTCCAGCTGCTCTTCACCTTCAGCGTGGTGTGCGTGTTCACCTTCTCCAGCGTGATCAAAGACGCCGTGCAGAAAAACCTGTGGCTCTACCTCAGCTCCTACATCATCTTCATCGTGGTCGCCATCGCCCTCAGCTGCTTCAAGTCCTTCAGCCGGCGTCACCCCTGGAACATCGTGGGACTG GTTGTGGTCACTCTGAGTTTGTCGTACATGGTGGGAACCGTCGCCTCCTTCCACAACACCTCCGCTGTTGTCATCACCATGGGAGCTACGATTGCCATCTCACTCGCAATCATTGCATTTTCTGTGCAG ACTCGCTATGACTTCACTATTTGCTACGGTGTTCTGCTGATTCTGGCTGTGGACTTGATCATGTTCGGCTTCTTCTGCACTTTTTATTACTCCTACATCGCTGATGTCGCCTACGGATGTCTGGGTGCTCTGCTGTATTCACTG TTCCTGATGATCGACTGTCAGCTGCTGATGGGGATGAGGAGCTACAGTCTGGATCCGGAGGAATACGTCAACGCTGCGCTCATGATCTACCTGGACATAGTCCTCATCTTCCTCTACCTGCTGGGGAGGAGGTGA
- the mettl17 gene encoding methyltransferase-like protein 17, mitochondrial, with protein MASRSYAACVRTVCRGMSAAAHPQVDFLKGEVHRKHPGVTNLKTLRLPDELQMAARSIIHRAQVTRLADQARSLTNFLWSRKRRVEDSNLRQKAVSLEKELWEKAMEKRGDIDEQALEDRIRKKVFSELRRTTYHWTPMKYDEDLGVVYMAARLAGGYAAVRRAMNEIKKRDPSFAPQTLLDFGSGLGTVAWASHSCWADTLKEMVCVDSSGPMNILAERLLKGDDERAEPHIKHVYFRQFLPVSPKVQFDLVAAAFTLSELPNVKDREEAVMTLWRKTSSYLVLVENGTKEGHQMLMEARDTLLKKQEKMVHDPRPASVFAPCPHELTCPKLASEPMTPCNFQQLYQPLLPGHNMQQTEKFSYLILSRSERAQPETEGVDWARLTAPVQRRTRHVHCRMCCPDGQLQHLVVTARKHSRDVYRCARSSDWGDQLPIVQKVDEDAQSDSE; from the exons ATGGCATCACGGAGCTACGCCGCCTGTGTGAGGACCGTGTGCAGG GGAATGAGTGCAGCTGCACACCCACAGGTAGATTTCCTGAAGGGAGAAGTACACAGGAAGCACCCGGGTGTGACCAACCTGAAAACTCTGCGTCTACCCGACGAACTCCAGATGGCTGCACGGTCGATTATTCACA GAGCTCAGGTGACACGTCTGGCCGACCAAGCTCGTAGCCTCACAAACTTCTTGTGGAGCAGAAAACGACGAGTGGAGGATTCGAATCTGAGGCAGAAAGCTGTGAGCCTGGAGAAAGAGCTCTGGGAGAAAGCgatggagaagagaggag ATATAGATGAACAAGCGCTGGAGGATCGCATCAGGAAGAAAGTGTTTTCAGAGCTCAGAAGAACCACATATCACTGGACACCCATGAA gtaCGATGAAGACTTAGGTGTGGTGTACATGGCGGCTCGGCTAGCTGGGGGGTATGCAGCAGTGAGGAGAGCCATGAATGAG ATAAagaagagggatccctccttTGCCCCTCAGACTCTCCTGGATTTCGGTTCAGGGCTGGGAACAGTCGCCTG GGCGTCACACTCGTGCTGGGCCGACACTTTGAaggagatggtgtgtgtggacAGCTCCGGGCCGATGAACATACTCGCAGAGCGACTTCTCAAag GTGACGACGAAAGAGCTGAACCTCACATCAAACACGTTTATTTCAGACAGTTCCTCCCTGTATCTCCAAAG GTGCAGTTTGACTTGGTGGCAGCCGCCTTCACGTTGTCAGAGCTTCCTAATGTGAAGGACCGAGAAGAGGCGGTGATGACTCTGTGGAGGAAGACAAGCTCGTACCTG GTGCTGGTGGAGAATGGGACCAAAGAGGGACATCAGATGCTCATGGAGGCCAGAGACACTTTATTGAAG aaacaggagaaaatgGTTCACGACCCAAGACCAGCGTCAGTGTTTGCTCCG tgtccTCATGAACTGACGTGTCCTAAACTGGCCTCTGAGCCCATGACGCCCTGCAACTTCCAGCAGCTGTACCAACCGCTTCTGCCCGGG caCAACATGCAGCAGACTGAAAAGTTCAGCTACCTGATCCTGAGTCGGTCGGAGCGAGCGCAGCCCGAAACAGAAGGTGTGGACTGGGCCAGGCTGACCGCACCTGTGCAGCGCAGAACGAGACACGTCCACTGTCGGATGTGCTGCCCGGATGGACAGCTACAACACCTGGTGGTGACAGCACGAAAACACAGCAG AGACGTTTACCGCTGTGCTCGGAGCAGCGACTGGGGAGATCAACTACCAATCGTTCAGAAGGTCGATGAAGACGCCCAGAGTGATTCAGAGTGA
- the ltb4r2b gene encoding leukotriene B4 receptor 2b: MDESPFNNTNPEDESVVSNDFSTTLGALILGLVFLLGVPGNLFIVWSILARIRRRSVTTLLILNLACADGFLMALTIFFVVYLAKQTWVFGNAMCKGLFYLCNANMYASIFLITLMSVHRLVAVVFPRKARVLTSKKVVRRVILGMWVLVLLISIPSLVFRDVDIDKNEYNKTRLVCAPKHTLPRHVRFQYALETVSGFILPYTVIITSYVLILRRLRQTKFRRAVRSEKLILAIVVMFGLFWLPYHVINMIQVAAEWYEDGSDRKETLDYIANSSRAVTSALAFISSCANPVLYTFAGKSYIRQNGFAFMARLFEGTSLDQTETKKSRAGKEGTSTFESSNSAAMAALQNGK, encoded by the exons ATGGACGAGTCACCATTCAATAACACAAACCCCGAAGATGAGAGCGTTGTGAGCAATGACTTCTCCACGACCTTAGGTGCCCTCATCCTCGGCTTGGTCTTCCTCCTGGGCGTCCCTGGTAACCTCTTCATCGTCTGGAGCATCCTGGCACGCATCCGGCGACGCTCGGTCACCACCCTCCTCATCCTTAACCTGGCTTGTGCCGACGGCTTCCTCATGGCGCTCACCATCTTCTTCGTTGTCTACCTTGCCAAGCAGACGTGGGTCTTTGGTAACGCCATGTGTAAAGGCCTGTTCTACCTGTGCAACGCCAACATGTACGCCTCCATCTTCCTGATCACGCTGATGAGCGTCCACAGGCTGGTGGCCGTGGTGTTTCCGAGGAAGGCGCGCGTCCTGACCAGCAAGAAGGTTGTGAGGAGGGTGATCCTTGGCATGTgggtgctggtgctgctgatTTCTATCCCCTCGCTTGTGTTTCGAGACGTGGACATTGACAAAAATGAGTACAACAAAACAAGACTGGTGTGCGCGCCTAAACACACCCTGCCACGACAT GTGAGGTTTCAGTACGCCTTGGAGACAGTGTCGGGATTCATTCTTCCTTACACGGTTATCATAACCAGCTACGTGCTCATCCTGCGACGCCTCAGGCAGACCAAGTTTCGCCGAGCGGTCCGCAGCGAGAAACTCATCCTGGCCATCGTGGTGATGTTTGGCCTTTTCTGGCTGCCGTACCATGTTATCAACATGATacag GTGGCAGCTGAGTGGTATGAAGATGGTTCGGACAGAAAAGAAAC TTTGGACTATATTGCTAACTCCAGTCGTGCAGTGACCTCGGCTTTGGCCTTCATCAGCAGCTGTGCCAATCCTGTCCTCTACACCTTCGCTGGGAAGTCCTACATCAGGCAGAACGGCTTCGCCTTCATGGCTCGACTCTTTGAGGGGACATCTTTGGACCAAACGGAGACCAAAAAGAGCAGAGCGGGTAAAGAAGGAACAAGTACCTTTGAATCCTCGAACAGCGCAGCAATGGCTGCTTTGCAAAATGGCAAATGA